The window TTAACTTCAGGAGGTGTTAATTCTAATGTCCGAAAAGCCCATCCAGGGAGAGAAACGAGTCTTTATGACCGGTAACGAAGTTGTTGCCTGGGCTGCCCTGGCTGCTAAAGCCGACATAATGTACGGGTACCCGATCACACCACAAAATGAGATTATGCATTACTGGACACGGATGGCGCCCAAATTTGGGAGGAAATTTTTGCAGACTGAAGATGAATTGTCTGCCGGTTTTACAACTTTGGGGGGAGTTCTTTCAGGGCGAAAAGCTTTTACGGCTACTGCCGGACCGGGTAATACACTGATGCAGGAACCACTGTCTATGGCTGAAATGATGCGCATTCCGTCTGTGGTAGTTATCCAGCAGAGAGGGGGGCCCTCAACTGCTACTGTTATTTACTCTCAGCAGGAAGTCACCATGACCACCTTTGGGGGTAACGGGGAAGGTTTCAGGATTGTATATTCTACTTCAACCCACCAGGAATTGTTTGATTATACCATCAAGGCATTTAACACAGCCTGGAAATACCGGTTCCCGACCTTTGTGCTGGCTGATGGATACCAAGCAAAAATGCGTGAATCACTTAAAATTTATGACCCTGAAGAAAAGGGCATTGAATTGATCCAGCCTGAGGCTACCATTGGAAAGCCTGTGGCGGATGGCAAAAAAGAACCCGTGCATGTAAGGAACACATATAACACCGAGGAAGAATTGCTTGAGGTTCTTACCGGATATATGGAAGAATACCAGAAATGTGCACCGGAGATTGAGGAATATCAGGAATTTGACTGTGATGATGCTGATATTGTTGTTGTCAGCCACGGCGTTGTTGCCAGGGCAGCCAAAGAAGCTGTACAGGAACTGCGCCGGGAGGGGCTGAAAGCCGGTTTCTTCAGACCGGTGACACTGCGTCCTTTCCCCGCTGACCAGTTAAGGTCAGTTGCTGATAAGACAAAAACCCTGTTGTTTGTTGAATCCGCATTTGGACAAATGGCCAAACTGGCCAAAGAAAGCATCTTTGGTTCTACCGTAAATGTGGAAAACCTCTTTAAACCTGGTGTTGGAATTACCTCAGAAGAAATAGTTACTAAAGTTAAAGGCTTGCTTTAGGGAAGGGAGGCAATGGCGAAAATGAGTACGTTACCACAGATGCCCAAAAGTTGGCGTCTTGAATCTAAACCCCACAAATTCTGCCCGGGATGCGGGCATGGCTTGGTACTGAAGGCCCTTGGCGAGGCTATTGACGAACTGGGAATCCAGGATAAGATTGCCTTTGGCTGTGATATCGGCTGTTCCCTGCTGGCCTGGGACTTTTTCAATGTAGATACTGTACAGACACACCACGGCAGAACCACTCCGGTTATGACAGGTGTTAAGAGGGCTAATCCCGATATTATATGTATCGCATACATGGGAGATGGAGGCGGTTATGCCATTGGATCCCAACACTTAGTTAATGCGGCTGCGAGG of the Phosphitispora fastidiosa genome contains:
- a CDS encoding transketolase C-terminal domain-containing protein, which produces MSEKPIQGEKRVFMTGNEVVAWAALAAKADIMYGYPITPQNEIMHYWTRMAPKFGRKFLQTEDELSAGFTTLGGVLSGRKAFTATAGPGNTLMQEPLSMAEMMRIPSVVVIQQRGGPSTATVIYSQQEVTMTTFGGNGEGFRIVYSTSTHQELFDYTIKAFNTAWKYRFPTFVLADGYQAKMRESLKIYDPEEKGIELIQPEATIGKPVADGKKEPVHVRNTYNTEEELLEVLTGYMEEYQKCAPEIEEYQEFDCDDADIVVVSHGVVARAAKEAVQELRREGLKAGFFRPVTLRPFPADQLRSVADKTKTLLFVESAFGQMAKLAKESIFGSTVNVENLFKPGVGITSEEIVTKVKGLL